The following coding sequences lie in one Deinococcus fonticola genomic window:
- a CDS encoding DUF6444 domain-containing protein, with product MEAELVQLRQELELLKAELRELKSRLKRDSETSNQPLSKDPPWKPKSERQKSERSSGGQRGHPGKTLKFSDEPDDIQPL from the coding sequence CTGGAAGCTGAACTTGTGCAGCTTCGTCAGGAACTTGAGCTTCTGAAGGCAGAGCTACGCGAACTGAAATCCCGTCTGAAACGCGATAGTGAGACTTCAAATCAGCCACTGAGCAAAGACCCGCCCTGGAAGCCCAAAAGTGAGCGGCAGAAGAGCGAACGCTCTTCTGGTGGTCAGCGTGGTCATCCGGGGAAAACCCTGAAATTCAGTGACGAACCCGATGACATCCAGCCCCTC